The genomic stretch GTGGTGAATATTAATATTACTACTAGAATTATCGAATTATActtctttattttaaatttattttctctttcttgtttatttattttacaacacgttatcagcaggAGACTCTAATCAAATTTTAGAAAGACTCGggtaacaaattttcattatgtcaaaactctctcatcttgaatttaatGTTCTTGATATATTTGGAAACAACTACTTATCATAGATATTAAATGCTGAAattcatcttgattcaatggatattggagataccattaaggctgaaaataattcatctcagaaggataaagccaaagccatgATCTTTCTTTGTCGCCATCTTGATgaatgattgaaaaatgaatatttcacattaaaagatcctgcagatctgtgGAAAAACCTTGAAGAATGGTATAATCATTAAAAGATAGTGATATTTCCTCAAATTCGATATGAATAGAAGCACCTGCGTATACAGGATTTTAAATCTATAAGTGAATATAATTCagcaatgtttcgaatcacctcacgaatgaaattatgtgggAAAAAGATAACTGATAATGATACgttagagaaaactttctcgacctttcatgcctcgaatgtgctcctgcaacagcagtatcgagaaaaataatttaaaaaatattctgagttaatttcatGCCTTCTTGTTGCTAAACACAATAATGAGTTGCTTTTGAAAAATGATGAAGTGCGTCCAactggcgccgccccattttCTGAAACAAATACGACAAATCATTACCctagaagaggtaaatggcaagattttaataataagaaaaaatatggAAGGAAGAAAAATTATGTTCATAAGAAAgaatctcaccagaagtgggataaagaaagaaataatgggcaaaataaatcaatagAGAATAAAtgtttccgttgtggtggaGAGGGCCATTGGTCGCGTACCTGttgtaccccaaggcacctaatcgatctttatcaagcatttttgaaaaagaacgacaaaggaaaggaaacgaattttgtttcaaattatgCTGTTGAAAATtacaccactcattatgatgtatctgatttatTTGAGAatcctgaaggaaatattgactatttgatcaatgatggaaaaGTTTAATATGTCGTTTTGTAAAAAATttcttgttaagttttattttctatgcattTGAATTTTAAGTATGATGcatataaataatacaatatttatgattttcaaaattattgaATGTGtcaagataataataataaaatttttagtatatactatactttttagaaaaatattttcaatcaagaaaataattttattgtgcAAATAtttctactcattttattattatttgtctttgaagaaaatggcaaggatatataataaagatatttgccttgcggatagtaCAAGTTCGCACATCATCctcaaaagtaatatatattttactcatCTTGTGTCAAAAGAAGAATATTATTGGCTCCGGTAATGTGATAGAAGGTTCTGGAAGagttataattttgtttcctgaaGGAAcgaaattcataataaataatgcactattgtctACTAAGTCTCTAAGGAACTTATTgagttttaaagatattcgccgaaatagatatcatattgaaactatgaatgagaaaaatcatgagtacttatgtatcacaactcatgattcaaataaaaagattatattataaaattagtgcaattgaatcacacgCCATTGTAAActagaagtttactagcccaaatgaattcataacttggtaTGATCAATTGGGTCATTCGGGAACAATTATGATgcggagaattattgaaaactctcatagacattcactaaagaaccagaagattcttaaatctaatgaattttgttgtgctgcatgttctcaagaaaagctaattttaaggccatcatcGGTAaggattggatttgagtcccttGAATTCTTAGAAAGAATTCAATGTGATATATgtgaacctattcatccaccatgtggatcttttagatattttgtggtcctaatagacgcatcttcgagatggtcacatgtgtacTTGTTGTCTTCTCGCAACCTAACGTTTGCAAGATTACTTGCTCAAATTATTCAAGCACattttccagaaaatccaatcaaagcaatttgTCTTGATAATgatggtgaatttacttcccaagcctttgatgcttattgtatggctaatggaataagcgttgaacatccagtagctcatGTTCACACAAAAAATGGGTTAGTATAATCACTTATTAGACGCTTCTagttaattgctagacccttacttatgagaacaaagCTCCCAACTCAGCtaggggcatgctattttacatgccgcaacACTTATTTGTTTGAGACTAACaagttaccatcagttctctcctatgcaattagcttttggccagcagccaaatattttccatttaagaatattcgAGTGTGCGATATATATTTCCATTACACCACCTactcgcaccaaaatgggaccccaaagaaaattggggatatatgttggatatgattctccctctatagtgaggtatcttgagataaaaattggagatgtatttaaagctcgATTTGcagattgtcattttgatgaatcaaaattttcaacattagggggagaaaataagcttcttgaaaagaaacttaattggaatgcatcatccttaaTGCATTTAGATCCTTGATCTGGGCAATGTGAACttgaagttcaaaagattatacatttgcaaagaatagcaaatgaattgcctgatacATTTTCAAATACAAAAAGGATAACTAAATCCTATATACCAGCTGAAAATGctccaattcgaattgatgtcccagtcaGACAAATAGCCACCGAAACAAATTCACGTCAGAAGCGTGgtaggcctgtcggttccaaagacaaaaatcctcaaaaaagaaaagaggtaaatactattcctgttgaaaaagatatagtaAAGACActtgcagttgtccaaaattctgatatagtttTGATGCCAGAAGACATTCatgtacctgaaaattgtgaaaatgacgagatctcgataaattatgtctttacagaagagaaatgggaccgaaatacgACGATTGTtgatgaaatatttgcatataatgtggcattaaatatcatgcatgaaagtaaggatcttgagccaagaacAGTCGCAGAATGTCaacaaaggaatgattggccaaaatgggaagaagctatgaaggctgagttagactcacttgcaagaCGTGAAgcctttggacctgtagtccgtacaccagaagatgtaaaacctatTGGATACaaatgggtatttgtgagaaaatgaaatgagaaaaatgaagttgtgcgctacaaaACTCGACTTGTGTCATaagatttttcacaaaggccGGTATAGAATATGAAGAAACATATTTCCCTGTAGTGGATGcaataacattgcgttatttggtcagtttatccgCATGCCATATActacatatgcatttaatggatgtggtaataGCCTACTTATACGGATCATTAGATCGTGATATCTATAtaaaagtccctgaaggattaaagatatctaaatcatccaatgaatattcataggggttatactcagtcaaattgcaaagatctttatatggtttAAAGAAATCTAGATGAATGttgtataatcgtcttactgagtatctggccaaaaatggATTCAAGAATGTTGATGTCTGCCCATGtattttcataaagaaatctacatctggattcattataattgttgtgtaagttgatgatttaaatatcattcctgaagagattccaacaattataaaaattctaaaagaagagtttgagatgaaagatcttggaaagactaaattttgtctcggcttgcagatcgagcatacaaaaaatggaattttcattcatcaaacaacatacacataaaagatcttgaagagattttatatggataagtcatgCCCCttgagtaccccaatgatcgtaaaGTTTTTGGATATGGAAAatgatcaattccgtcctaaaaaagaaaatgaagatatccttggtcttgaagtaccatatcttagtgccattggagcgctaaaGTATATTGCTAATAACACACGAcccgatatatcatttgctgtgaaCTTATTAGCAATGTATAGTTcttctccaaccagaagacattggaatggaatcaaacaaatctttcaatatcttcatggaacggttgatatgagATTGTTTTATCTATATGAATcgaagtcacaactagttggttATGCAAATGCAGGATACTTATCTGATCCACACAAAgagagatctcaaacaggatacttCTTCACATATGATGGTACaactatatcatggaggtccacgaaacagatgATTGCAGCAATATCCTCTAATTATGCTGAAATACTAGCGGTACATAAAGCTAGTCGCAAGTATTTTTGGTTCAggagtttgatccaatatattctgtcatcatgggGACTGACTGACCATAAGATAGCTcaaactgtcctgtttgaagataatataGCATGCATTGATCAACTTAAaggtggatacatcaaaggctatagaacaaagcatatttctcctaaatttttcTTCACTCATGACCTTCAAAATCAAGGAACAATTGATGTCCAATAGATCCGCTCAAGCGATAATCTGGCAGATTTGTTTATAAAGTCATTCCCAAAATCTTCCTTTGAAAAATTGGTACATCAGATTGAGATGCGTTGATTTCGAGATATTAAATAATGTCGACAAGAGCCGGAGGCTGTACTCGTTTTTCCTTGTAAGgttttttttccattaggtttttcttgacaaggtttttaatgaggtaGTCTCCATCACAAAGGATTTTATACTCATTTTCCTTCTCTAAAGTTTTTTCCCATTgagtttttctttagtaaggttttaacgagaCATAATTctaaatggtcatccaagggggagtgttgtgataagaacAAATACTTGGATATCCATTTATGACTTCGGCAGTTAAACATTAAAggaatcattttaaaaaaagaattcaAATTAATGAAGGTTAAAAATGAAGACACTTtacatgtataaatagaaggCAATATACACAACAACAATCAATAAcaattctctttttctttataCTACCAAaacacacactctctctctctccctctccctctctccctctctctctctctatatatatatagagagagagagagagagagatatatatatatatatgaatcatTTTTATTATCCTGAAATATTAATTGTGgtaaatattaatattactaCTAGAGTTATCtaattatacttttttatttaatatttattttcttttctttgtttatttatcTTACAACAAAATACCATTATTCTTCAagtaatatttttctttaacaTAAATCTATACAACCAATAActtttctcaattttttgtttatctCGATTGATCTAAAATAGTCTCATACTATATATgtcttttcaaattttaatatatatatatattggtgcTACTTAAAGTCTTGTATATTTGTGTAATATGATCACACTTTACAAGatcaattcaaataaaattgaaaaatgtATTTCACACAACGAGGATTTAAACAAGTCAATTTAATCagttaactaaaaaaaaaagattcaaaTTACCAGCACAAAATCTTTCTTCAAATTCTCTAGAGTGAAATTCACCAATAATATATCATTCCTTTTAAAGTGTTCAAATGACATCGAGAACATAGTTGCTACAAATACTACTATTGAGTATTGAATGTATATACAACCAATAACCTTAGCATTTACATTTCACAAACAAGTTACAACTATAGCATTTTCACTCCACCAAGAAGTTGACATAAATTGCCCCTATCTGAGGTACACCTCCTTTACAATCATTAACCAATGATGATTTCTTGATCTTCTTCACCTTGCCAACTTCCCAAAATAACACCTAATACATACTATTTATTAACAGATACTATCTCACAAGTTGGATTCTTTTTCAATTACTCCAACCGTTCTAAAATATGTCACTATAATAAATTCAGAACACTCATAAGTCATAACCTATGTATCGGAAAACATTTTGTATCCGGATACATTGAATTATGGTTTATCGAATTTCCAAATTGACAAATAATGTGCAATGGAGATAGTAACAACGAGTGGAAAAGCATTCTCCACGATGTTGTGTTGAgctattttcttttaaaaaaaaaagtatttagGGACAACGGCTAGTAGCAGGACAAATACCACATGTAATGCAAGTTTTGAACATTTACACCCACTTATTTTCATTTATAGTActttaaaattatagaaaaataatgaatgAGTGATTGTAAATGTTCATCGAGCACACATTAAATATACCAAAGATGGTGTGATTAATGCAGGACTAGCAATATTCATCACCTAGCCAATTTTCCTTCTCCTTTGGACCAGTTGGACCCTCCTCACCATATAGCTCTGTTGGAAACAAATCAATCAAGTTCTCCACAGAAAATCTAACAAACATTGGAAGCATATCTATTAGCTTCTCTATTTCCGATCTCCCATCGTACACGATCGAAGGACCCCACTCTCTCATGTACTGCAACCAGCACGGTTCATTCACGGCTCCATTGCCAAGATACTCGGCCGCAACAATCTGATACCTTGTGCTGGAATCCACTACGAATTCGCTTCTAGCTGCGTCGTTACGCACACCTATTCCAAGCTTGGATGATCCCTGAAGGTAAGTACCAGGATGAGGGTAGCTAGCGTGGCCGTGTTTTGAAGAGTAAACGATTGGTTTGTTGTCCTTGATAAACTCAAGATCAGAAGCATCCAACCATTCGCCTCCGCTATGCTGAGAGAAGAACACAGACCACAGCTCCCCAGTGAAGTTGTTTATTCTGAGGGTGAAGTGCTCCCAATCACTCACATGTTCACCAATCTTGCTCATCTCGATGTTCATCAATGCAACTTTGAGGGTGGCAGGACCATTGAAGGGGCAAAACACCCACATTGCAATATCTGTAAAGGAACCTCCCAATGCTGGCTTTACATGAACATAGAGTTCTGAACTCTCTATGTCACCCTTCTTTAGATAATTCTTTGCATCATTATCGCTAGGCAAATCAATCCAAAATGCACCATCATTTGTTCCTCCACTAGGCAAATTCGAGCCCTGATAATCTATGGCGCTACCCTTCTTGCCAATGGCCGAATACAGAAGCGCTCCGTTCTTGAAAAACCACTGCACTGATGATGGCATGTATGTCTCATCAGGATGGAAGTACATAGTAGGTCCATAATGCTCGATAAGCGCATGAATCTGGTTCAGATTTGGCATTGCGTGCAAGGTAGAGTCGAGATTCTTCAAGCAACCAATATTTTCCACGACTTCCTCAGAATCAAAATAAGCGCCGCAAACAAATGTTCCAACAGATACACCTTTACAGAGCATACCTCTGTCACAGGGCTGTATGTTCCAAATCTGCAATGGATCCTTTGAAGATTTGGACTTGATAGTTACCAATAGATTAGAAGTCTCACAAGGTTCCGTTAGATCTGTTCGCACACATCTAACTTGTTCAACTTCCGGTTCTTTTGGCGTGCTAGTAACTACAACTCCCATGGCCTTATAACCCGTTGGAGGGTTCGGCAACCAGAAGTAAGCACATTCGTCATGTGAATCCGAACTCCACACTAGAGTGTAGTCAAGAGGCTTCTTAAGAGCTGGAGATTCGGATTCACAAGTCATTTCACGCGCCACAAGCACATATCCTCTCAGTGGCTGGCCATTCGATTGGCAGTAGTGGCCAAGGGAGAAGAAGCCGTCTGGAATCTCCAAAGGTCTGTAGAAGGTGAATGGCTGCGCTTTTCCAGCCAACTGAGTGCATCTCCAAATCCTCTCAAACTTGGTTATTTGCAAAACTTCGATTTCTCCGAGCCATATTCTTCCACCGGCAAAACCATTACCTGAACAAATCATATACACTATTAGATAAACACAGATGCTTAAGCCATAGAATTTTATAACGGCAAATCTAGACGAAATCAAAGAGAACCAGCATAACAAAAAAGATTATTGATAGcaagatttaaaatttgatcTTTTTAGTAACACATAAACAATAGATTACACATGCCAAAATATGCATTGAAGATGCTTACTTGATGCATACATATTAATCAAAAGTGTCTAAGCCTAGTAATTGTGTGATTAAAGAATTTCGATGACTGCAAGTTTCCATACACATCTctcaattaataaaaattaaatatttggTCAACAAAAATGGCACCCAATCCAACCCCCGCCCCCAccaaaagaaattttttttttttcagagatGAACAATCAGGAGATACAAAGGAGCTTGTTTTGTGCTCTGAATAATGATATTTACGGAAGTACCCATTAATGAAAGCCAAGAAGACACATTTCAGCTTGAAAATTGGTGAAAGCTTTTTTATTAAGACAAGTtggtataaatacatatatcgAGGTAGATAGATAGAGATACCTTGTGGCCAGTGTGGAAGAGGtgaagggagagagaaagggTGTGGCTCAGAGAAATCATCGTAGTTAGGAATACAATCCCAACAGAAACACTCACAACCCAACATCatccccttttcttctttctctctttctttctttctttcaaacacaccaaaacaaatggGTTTCTTTTGGTGTTTCCGTTGCCTTCAACAAAGGAGTTtcaagaatgaagaagaaagagagaacGAAGAGTGTTTCAGTAACAGTAAAGAAAAAGTCAactttctctctccctctctcttctGGTTGGAGTGTTGTTCTTTTGCAGAGACGTTGCTCCTTTTTTAATTCTTTCTTCGGGTTTTTTGAGGTTGCCTTGTTCCtgctataaatttttttttattttctttttctttttgtttgctCCTTGTTTCagacttttttattaatttaacaaGAATGGTACGTAGAGGCTCATCCTTAaagtattatattttttaattaaataaattatagttattcgttattatattttatatgaatagTTCAATTTtaggatttaaattttaaaatttaagaattacagtttagaattttagaatttaaaatttaaaatttaaaatttataatttagaatttaaaatttaaaaattaattttttttagagtttAAAGAGAATTGTTCTCTTTATGTATTCTCTGCAAGTAAGGAATAAAACGCATGTAAAGTGTATTTATATATTCAATTATAACCATATGCTTTtctatgattaatttattatcgtgtacaattataaaaaaggaaaattaatTGCATAAATTAATGTTAATTTAACTTGCAAATAATTTCTTTATTATGTTGGCTCATACTCTATTTGTTACTTCATTTCAATTCGATTTATGTAAGTAATAAATAATGTATAAATTAACACAATGTCGTTTGTCGTATATTATATGAAATGTACAAATAATTTCTTCATAGAGGAAATAAATATCTCTAGTATAGTATAGTGCAACAATGGCATAAGCAAGTAAAGCAAGCAAGCTTGCGTAAAAGTACATACAATGTTTGTGGGGGTGAATGAGTTTCTAACACGCATCAAAGAGGAATCAATTATTAggtttgttgttgttgattaaGACATACTTCCCTCTTTCTTTTTGGTTAATTTACCCCCTTGCAATGCAAATGGATGCATTCTCATACATTTATTTTCCCAAAGTATATTAGTCTATGTTTAATCTTTGTACATTTATTCCCACTTGTCTTTAAGCTTTTTTCTTAGTaatgatttttatatataagttTATATAATAAAGAGAACAAAGAAATGATAAATTTATACATAAGTTTTGAGTTGTGACAGAGCTAGATTACACTATCTGTTTCAAAAAACTAGCTTAAGGAAATCAGAGTATTAATTAATGTTATAGAACATTTTGAAGTggctaattattattattgagccACTTTTATTTggaataattatataataaaagtttaattttaatacatgaAATATATACAATTTTAACAATCActcaattatatttaattttttggataattatttatgtaatttatttaaaagtaattatttgTAGTGatataataatacataattaaatattaataaaaaagttGTAGTTATTACTGTGCTAATCTGTGATTGGAAGTTTTTTTCTCTGTGATTGGAAGATTTTAAAGTAACATGATTTttgcacaaaaaaattattgggATAAATTTTTGGAGATCACATAgcattaaaataaaacaaaaagaaatagtagagaaagaagagaagagaaagagagataTTGAGAgaaaaaataggataaataattaaaattactcTTGAACGGTCAAATTGCTGAAAAAGTTACTTTCTAAAgttattaacaattttttttagattattttaaaatttgacaaaaatattcaatttttaaacatgtaatcttaaaaaaaatttagagattAAGTTTTAATCTGATTTTttacaaatataattaaaaatataatatatttttattctaaaaatttaaaaatttcacgataaaaaaattattattttgcgatttttttgtcaatgataaaaataatttttaaaatggaAAAACAATAGATCAAactttattttgtgttttcagtttatttttaaaatatctattTAAATATAGTCCAATTACacatttaagttttttttaaaaccaagttTAACCAAGGTAGCCCAAACTCAACAAAAAACACTTTCATTACATCAGCGTGTAAATATGCGCTTCACTAACACAAATTTTCTCGTCTTCGCGTTCTTTCTTCTTCGTGTTATTCTTTATTCATTTTTGCATTTCTCCTTCTTCGTCTTcgcattccttcttcttcttttttgtgttcttccttcttcttcttcgcatTCGTACTTCTTCTTCGTTGcgttccttcttttttttcgcataTTTTTTCTCAATCGTCGTTCTTTTATCGCTGCTGTTGTtgttgcattttttctttttctccttttaattgaggttcatttggatccagaaatgaatttaatgtggttttgttgatgattgagtcTTTTTTACTGCTTGTTTAAAACTGaaataatttcggttcatttgtgtgttaattgaggtTCACCTGATGCTGttgataagtattgaccaaatttttgatttcttaagtaatttcggttcattttttagtttaattaaaatttatttggaTTCATAAATGAATTGGACGCGTTTTTGTTGATAATTGAGTCTTTTTGACTACTTGTTCAAAACTGaaataatttcggttcatttgtgtgttaattgatGTTCACTTGATGCTGCTGTTATATATTGACCAAGttttttattccttaagtaatttcggtttatttcttaatttatttgagGTTCATTTGGATCTAGAAATGATTTCGATGTGTTTTTGTCTATGATTGAGTCTTTTTTACAACTTGTTCAAAACTGAACTAATTGAATAGAATGAAGTGAATTCTAATGTATAAAACGCGAGagattagtaaataattagcaaataaattagttaataataaggaaaactagaaaaaagaattttatagtttaatgtggtagaattaattaaaatatgaatttacacgaattttaaaaaatttggcccaaaattTGGAATAAATAGACCGAACTGGGTGAATCGAGCTCGTATTGGGTCCAAGGCCCAACCCAATCCCTTGATATGAATGAGCTTCAGCTCaaatctctttcttcttcatgcGAATGCTGAAGAACACAaccaagggggagaagaaggTAGTAAAGCCTTGGCCTTGATTCCATCTTCCATAACTTATCTCTCCAAGATTCGATCGCCACGTGACTGCAGCGTTGAACTCTACAAAGCCCAGAACTTAATTACATAAGAAAGCCAcgtttttattttcatttttttctttcctaaTTTCAAAACTCAATGTGAAATTAAGttgaattttgcatgatttcgGTGTTTAGGTTCGAGTTAACTTGCTGGTATTGTCGAGTTTGGCTCGTTTGAGCTGTGGGTCAGGTAAGCACCCTCAAACCATTGGTATATATGTTAAATTAGTGAGCTCTATTTTGATTGTAGTGATAATTATGATAATAGATTGAAATTGAGTGTTGGACGGAGCCAGTTTTAGGATTTGGAAGCTCGAGGTCAAGTTTCGGAGGCCGGGTTTCATTGGTAAGATTTTGGAATCTTGGAAACTTGTAGTGCAGGAATGCTTGAGGTGTTTTGGGTTTATCGAAAAATTGGCCAATGTAtagttttggtttctcgtatttaatatataatgtcttgGGAAAAcataggctagatgaccataggataggtGTGAATGCATGAGTATGATAATTGCCTAGAACCTTTGATGATGATTGTTGATATGGATTGAGTATGTGTTGGTGATTATTGTTCATGATGAGAGTAGAGTGATGAATGATGGATTAATGATGCTTGATATGTTGATAATGATGATATGAATATATATACTGAGTAGGTGGATGATAATCTTgttgatttaaaatgagaaatttaGGTTTGAAATTGTATACTATTGAAGTATGATTGAATGTGGTATGATGTGGGGAATTTGGAACTATGTTGGTATGTTATGAAATGTTGCTCAGCTGAATTTAGGTACAGAAGTTAgatttgagtttagtttttttt from Arachis stenosperma cultivar V10309 chromosome 9, arast.V10309.gnm1.PFL2, whole genome shotgun sequence encodes the following:
- the LOC130948848 gene encoding hypothetical protein At1g04090-like, coding for MMLGCECFCWDCIPNYDDFSEPHPFSLPSPLPHWPQGNGFAGGRIWLGEIEVLQITKFERIWRCTQLAGKAQPFTFYRPLEIPDGFFSLGHYCQSNGQPLRGYVLVAREMTCESESPALKKPLDYTLVWSSDSHDECAYFWLPNPPTGYKAMGVVVTSTPKEPEVEQVRCVRTDLTEPCETSNLLVTIKSKSSKDPLQIWNIQPCDRGMLCKGVSVGTFVCGAYFDSEEVVENIGCLKNLDSTLHAMPNLNQIHALIEHYGPTMYFHPDETYMPSSVQWFFKNGALLYSAIGKKGSAIDYQGSNLPSGGTNDGAFWIDLPSDNDAKNYLKKGDIESSELYVHVKPALGGSFTDIAMWVFCPFNGPATLKVALMNIEMSKIGEHVSDWEHFTLRINNFTGELWSVFFSQHSGGEWLDASDLEFIKDNKPIVYSSKHGHASYPHPGTYLQGSSKLGIGVRNDAARSEFVVDSSTRYQIVAAEYLGNGAVNEPCWLQYMREWGPSIVYDGRSEIEKLIDMLPMFVRFSVENLIDLFPTELYGEEGPTGPKEKENWLGDEYC